In Cicer arietinum cultivar CDC Frontier isolate Library 1 chromosome 7, Cicar.CDCFrontier_v2.0, whole genome shotgun sequence, a single window of DNA contains:
- the LOC101514848 gene encoding EPIDERMAL PATTERNING FACTOR-like protein 3 — protein MKGRFFFFLLTLQIVSFVSVAKRPFLSTHHGIPHQALEKSPKASPPYTIESNKLKGIMGIEGMSERREEANDRGVSKIGSSPPSCEHKCYGCFPCEAIQVPSTSSHLGIMYANYEPESWKCKCGPSFYSP, from the exons ATGAAGGGGAGATTCTTCTTTTTTCTGCTAACTCTGCAAATAGTGAGTTTTGTTTCTGTAGCAAAGAGGCCTTTTCTTTCAACTCATCATGGCATTCCACATCAAG CTCTAGAAAAGTCTCCAAAGGCTTCACCACCTTATACCATTGAATCAAATAAG TTGAAGGGTATAATGGGAATAGAAGGTATGTCAGAGAGAAGGGAAGAAGCAAATGATAGAGGAGTGAGTAAAATAGGATCAAGTCCACCAAGCTGTGAGCACAAATGCTATGGTTGTTTTCCATGTGAAGCTATACAAGTGCCAAGCACAAGCAGCCATTTGGGTATCATGTATGCAAATTATGAGCCTGAGAGTTGGAAATGCAAGTGTGGTCCTTCTTTCTATAGTCCATGA
- the LOC101514525 gene encoding uncharacterized protein translates to MAEMEPKPKDSLSEHDVKSPNILERAKEEIEAVFNHDKVPHHHKETHGRNDDIDEGTSVEEVKAPSVFERVKEEIEAVVEAILPKKESNDSPK, encoded by the exons ATGGCAGAAATGGAACCCAAACCAAAAGATTCGCTTTCAG AACATGATGTGAAATCTCCAAACATTCTTGAGCGAGCTAAGGAGGAGATTGAGGCGGTTTTTAATCACGACAAAGTGCCTCACCATCACAAAGAAACTCATGGTAGAAATGATGACATTGATGAGGGAACTTCTGTTGAAGAAGTCAAAGCTCCCAGTGTGTTTGAAAGGGTGAAAGAGGAAATTGAAGCTGTGGTTGAGGCCATTCTTCCAAAGAAAGAATCTAATGACTCCCCAAAGTGA